The Lytechinus pictus isolate F3 Inbred chromosome 17, Lp3.0, whole genome shotgun sequence genome contains a region encoding:
- the LOC135157162 gene encoding uncharacterized protein LOC135157162, which yields MCRTCYFRELSFFYCRGDWIWIVGDSLVRRAKERASQRNYQQFGERGIVVRWHGQGGPTLQDLPRMVSNRLRCGTPPALAIVHLGSNDIGQYDVCRCRMAIDTAIQDLRTRMPHTHITWSGILPRLFYYGRKQGSNSQEALDGVRKSLNKYARRKLARMSDTTIIKHEFDPTIHSLFNRDRVHLSDSGSDILIDSFRTAAREAGFV from the coding sequence ATGTGTAGAACATGTTACTTCCGGGAactctcatttttttattgcagaGGGGACTGGATCTGGATTGTAGGGGATAGCCTGGTCAGAAGAGCAAAAGAACGAGCTTCACAACGCAACTATCAGCAATTTGGAGAGCGAGGTATCGTGGTCCGCTGGCATGGGCAAGGCGGCCCCACGCTCCAGGATCTCCCCAGGATGGTCTCTAACCGGCTGAGATGCGGCACTCCTCCTGCATTAGCTATTGTCCACTTAGGATCAAATGACATCGGACAGTATGATGTCTGCCGGTGCAGGATGGCAATTGACACAGCCATCCAAGATCTACGCACAAGAATGCCGCACACCCATATCACCTGGTCTGGTATTTTACCGCGGCTCTTCTACTATGGTCGCAAGCAAGGCTCTAATTCACAGGAGGCCTTGGATGGAGTTCGTAAGTCTCTTAACAAATACGCTAGGAGGAAACTAGCCAGGATGTCGgataccaccatcatcaaacATGAATTTGACCCCACAATCCACAGCCTCTTCAATAGAGATAGAGTGCACCTCTCTGATTCGGGTTCAGACATTCTCATTGACAGTTTCAGAACTGCAGCAAGGGAAGCAGGATTTGTTTAG
- the LOC129266320 gene encoding uncharacterized protein LOC129266320: MGKRRKATTEPVQTRSRAKRGRSRGTRQTKTTAASHATRTVAPPGSGRPTRTTGNEPGQAPAATAVGAAPEPIDVEQGRSSGRSPSRSANKRPAASQGPVLQLPSTQGQTQSCPRPSTSNNTAGEPSRPEYMSVQIQDHTDSFCVPGHTNNNITGHESHNIRERSQSGMVRETPFTSSFPAIVPPSVQIRTDLTQNSHCVHDNEATGPNNQTIINTERRPNTENMNRGYHHPHHSPLNPVGDTLGVSIPQSIKEKIWKGEYVNLNLLVNAQDVASHTLREAAEQRTNLAIAEEEGKWVLKPYNAPSKNKIMSIEIWTNAFLIYMSVYLAANPRHTHEILKYCHLIRSAASRYYGYGWRDYDIEFRHRFHATGGSWAEINGELWLLHVVGGGVRQGALPPFINSG; the protein is encoded by the coding sequence AtggggaagaggagaaaggcCACCACTGAACCGGTTCAGACGCGTTCTCGGGCAAAACGAGGTAGAAGTCGAGGCACCCGCCAGACAAAAACGACAGCTGCCTCACACGCAACTCGGACGGTAGCTCCACCGGGAAGCGGTAGGCCTACGAGAACGACGGGGAATGAGCCCGGACAAGCCCCCGCTGCCACTGCAGTAGGAGCAGCGCCAGAACCCATTGACGTTGAGCAGGGTCGTTCATCCGGCCGTTCACCCAGCCGTTCAGCTAATAAGAGGCCAGCAGCTTCACAAGGGCCTGTGCTGCAATTACCATCCACTCAGGGTCAGACTCAGAGTTGTCCCAGGCCCAGCACTAGTAATAATACCGCAGGTGAGCCTTCTCGACCTGAATACATGTCAGTACAAATACAAGATCATACAGATTCGTTCTGCGTACCTGGCCatactaataataacattaCAGGTCACGAATCGCACAATATTAGAGAACGAAGTCAGTCTGGGATGGTACGAGAGACCCCATTCACATCATCCTTCCCCGCAATTGTACCTCCTAGTGTTCAGATAAGAACCGACCTAACTCAAAATTCACACTGTGTCCATGATAATGAGGCCACAGGGCCAAATAACCAAACCATAATCAATACAGAACGTAGACCTAACACAGAGAACATGAATAGAGGCTATCACCACCCTCACCATTCCCCGTTAAACCCTGTAGGTGACACACTGGGTGTATCTATTCCCCAAAGcataaaagaaaagatttggAAGGGGGAGTATGTGAATCTAAATCTGTTAGTTAACGCCCAAGATGTAGCCTCCCACACACTGCGCGAAGCAGCAGAACAGAGAACTAATCTGGCAATAGCCGAGGAGGAAGGAAAATGGGTGTTAAAGCCCTACAATGCCCCctccaaaaacaaaatcatgtccATTGAAATTTGGACAAATGCCTTCCTAATATACATGAGCGTCTATCTGGCAGCAAATCCACGACACACTCATGAAATTCTGAAGTACTGTCACCTCATTCGTTCTGCTGCTTCACGCTACTACGGATATGGTTGGAGGGACTACGATATAGAATTTCGGCACCGATTTCATGCCACAGGGGGTTCCTGGGCGGAGATAAACGGGGAGTTGTGGCTCCTCCACGTAGTAGGGGGTGGTGTTCGGCAAGGGGCCCTGCCCCCATTCATCAACAGTGGGTAA